In Garra rufa chromosome 15, GarRuf1.0, whole genome shotgun sequence, a single genomic region encodes these proteins:
- the hcfc1b gene encoding host cell factor 1b isoform X2, with the protein MASSGTSVLQPRWKRVLGWSGPVPRPRHGHRAVAIKELMVVFGGGNEGIVDELHVYNTATNQWFIPAVRGDIPPGCAAYGFVCDGTRLLVFGGMVEYGKYSNDLYELQASRWEWKRLKPKAPKNGPPPCPRLGHSFSLVGNKCYLFGGLANDSEDPKNNIPRYLNDLYTLELRPGSSVAGWDIPITYGVLPPPRESHTAVVYTEKTSKKSRLIIYGGMSGCRLGDLWTLDIETLTWNKPAISGAAPLPRSLHSATTITNKMFVFGGWVPLVMDDVKVATHEKEWKCTNTLACLNLDSMSWETILMDTLEDNIPRARAGHCSVAINNRLYVWSGRDGYRKAWNNQVCCKDLWYLETDRPQPPSRVQLVRANTNSLEVSWGAVPTADTYLLQLQKYDIPAATAATSPMVNPTPSLPINSPKSPAPATAAPAAQSLPLTGVTMVPQLPSPTTAMPSSPLAASPRGPAILKVAAPHSTPGTSLVTVRQATPGGKSPVTVTSLPAGVRMVVPAQSTQGTPIGSSPQMSGMAALAAAAAATQKIPPSSATTVLNVPAGATIVKTVAMTPGSTSLPATVKVASPVMVTNPATRMLKTAAAQVGTSAISTPNTPTRPIITVHKSGTVTVAQQAQVVTTMVGGVTKTITLVKSPITMGGSGPLISSLGKMMSVVQTKPVQTSAITGQAGSSPVTLIQTKTPLPAGTILKLVTSADGKPTTIITTTQAGGTGTKPTILGISTVSPTTTNKPGTTIIKTIPMSALQQGLTTSSGVKSPITIITTKVVTPGTGTPGKIITAVPKLTGGAGQQGVTQVVLKGAPGQPGTILRTVPMGGMRLVSPGTVSAGKPTVTTLVVKGTTGVTTLGTVTGTVSTSVAGANVPSGNASLVTPVTTLASIATLSSQVISPAAITVSAAQSNLATATIQSGAQPTQVTLITTPSGAEAQPAQDLPVSILASPTSEQPSTTGADAGDGSGDGATTVTLVCSNPPCETHETGTTNTATTASAKICSNPPCETHVTGTTNTATTASANMGVAQQVCTNPPSETHDTGTTNTATTASCDMGSKEMETVNSKTPSSSGATSSASGSEPATPVSESGAGPAPMRPENPRTGTTNTATTASCDMGSKEMETVNSKTPSSSGATSSASGSEPATPVSESGAGPAPMRPENPRTGTTNTSTTARSNMGSDQTGTVQSSNKSQAAISSTMLPVCSSPPSETNEADTTNTVQQVCSNPPCETHETGTTSTATESSSSMGSGQTNVVQRVCSNPPCETHETGTTSTSTQASSTIGDGQNGNVQMVCSNPPCETHETGTTNTPTQASSSVGAVQRVCSNPPCETHETGTTNTPTQASSSIGAVQRVCSNPPCETHETGTTNTPTQASSSIGAGQNGAVQRVCSNPPCETHETGTTNTSTQASSSIGAGQNGAVQRVCSNPPCETHETGTTNTATTATSSLETGEGAAQQAGDAQSDSGTSSEPTSSTEPANPTTQSRAITTVTQATPTPGPSVPEISSIAGSAVVAEVPGEAEAMEQTSAEAVAAGEEPMQTECQGELGEETAVRVVAIDESAGGEEGTMLQVHVAMEAQPGQGDQAEQMEAGVEGAEAMSLAAQDSEALALPQELMSAEGQQTTLMVTGLTPEELAVTAAAEAAAQAAATEEAQALAIQAVLQAAQQAVLSEGDAGHDGQQATTIPIVLTQQELAALVHQQQQLQEAQAAAAQQLSAEAAAAALPTEGLAPADSLNDPASESNGHEMATTVTGTVVRLLPRTSAETLAPSSTFAPSQTMVVASPAKMQAATALAEVANGIESAAGKQEAPPAVVKPPVKKENQWFDVGIVKVTNMVVTHYYVPADDSAVTDDDSGAIPDYSRMKKIELSPGTAYKFRVAGINACGRGTFSEVSAFKTCLPGFPGAPCAIKISKSPDGAHLTWEPPSVTSGKIIEYSVYLAIQSSQTVEAKASAPAQLAFMRVYCGPNPSCLVQSSSLSNAHIDYTTKPAIIFRIAARNEKGYGPATQVRWLQETSKDGSATKPAAKRPVSSPDMKGAGPKKARSDQ; encoded by the exons ATGGCTTCTTCAGGGACCTCGGTTCTGCAGCCGCGCTGGAAGAGGGTTTTGGGCTGGTCTGGCCCGGTTCCTCGCCCGAGACACGGACACCGAGCTGTGGCCATTAAAGAGCTGATGGTAGTGTTCGGCGGAGGGAACGAAGGCATTGTGGATGAGCTGCACGTCTATAATACAG CCACCAATCAGTGGTTTATTCCTGCCGTCCGGGGTGACATTCCTCCCGGCTGCGCCGCATATGGCTTTGTGTGCGATGGCACCAGGCTTCTGGTGTTCGGGGGCATGGTTGAATATGGAAAGTACAGCAATGATCTTTATGAACTACAG GCCAGTCGATGGGAGTGGAAACGTTTAAAGCCCAAAGCCCCCAAGAATGGCCCACCACCATGTCCTCGCCTGGGCCACAGCTTTTCCCTGGTTGGAAATAAATGCTACTTATTTGGTGGTCTGGCAAATGACAGTGAAGATCCCAAAAACAATATTCCCAG ATACCTGAATGACCTCTACACACTTGAGCTACGTCCAGGGTCGAGCGTAGCAGGCTGGGACATCCCCATCACATACGGTGTGCTTCCCCCTCCTCGTGAGAGCCACACTGCTGTTGTCTACACggagaaaacatccaaaaagtCTCGTCTCATCATCTATGGCGGCATGAGTGGTTGCCGCCTTGGAGACCTCTGGACTTTAGACATAG AAACTTTAACCTGGAACAAACCTGCCATAAGTGGTGCAGCACCTTTGCCCCGCAGTCTCCACTCTGCCACCACTATAACCAACAA GATGTTTGTATTTGGTGGCTGGGTTCCTCTGGTCATGGATGATGTCAAAGTAGCAACACACGAGAAGGAATGGAAGTGCACTAACACACTGGCCTGCTTAAATCTAG ACTCAATGTCATGGGAAACCATCTTGATGGACACGCTCGAGGATAATATCCCAAGGGCTCGAGCTGGACACTGCTCTGTGGCTATAAACAATAGGCTGTACGTCTGGAGTGGAAGAGACGGCTACCGCAAAGCCTGGAACAACCAAGTTTGCTGCAAAGATCTGTGGTATTTGGAAACGG ATCGTCCTCAGCCTCCATCACGTGTGCAGCTAGTGCGTGCCAACACCAACTCTCTGGAGGTGAGTTGGGGGGCAGTGCCTACCGCCGACACATACCTGCTGCAGCTGCAGAAATATGACATCCCTGCTGCTACAGCTGCCACATCACCAATGGTCAACCCCACCCCGTCTCTACCCATCAACTCACCTAAGAGTCCAGCGCCCGCCACTGCTGCTCCTGCAGCTCAGAGCCTGCCCCTTACTGGGGTCACAATGGTGCCACAACTTCCTTCCCCCACTACCGCCATGCCAAGCAGCCCGCTTGCAGCCTCACCTCGTGGACCAG cTATTCTTAAAGTGGCAGCGCCTCATTCCACCCCCGGGACATCACTCGTTACAGTGCGTCAGGCCACTCCAGGAGGAAAATCCCCAGTCACGGTTACATCACTTCCTGCAGGTGTCCGAATGGTTGTCCCTGCACAGAGCACCCAGGGGACG CCAATCGGCAGCAGTCCTCAGATGAGTGGCATGGCTGCTTTGGCTGCAGCTGCAGCTGCCACACAGAAGATCCCACCCTCTTCTGCAACCACTGTGCTAAATGTTCCAGCCGGAGCCACCATCGTAAAAACCGTCGCAATGACTCCCGGATCCACAAGTCTGCCAGCTACTGTCAAAGTAGCTTCACCTGTAATG GTTACCAATCCCGCGACTcgaatgctgaaaacagctgcagcTCAGGTCGGCACTTCCGCCATCTCTACTCCTAACACTCCGACTCGGCCGATCATCACTGTTCACAAATCAGGCACAGTAACCGTAGCCCAGCAGGCTCAGGTCGTCACCACCATGGTTGGAGGAGTTACCAAAACTATAACCCTTGTTAAAAGCCCCATTACTATGGGTGGCAGTGGTCCTCTG ATCTCTAGCCTTGGGAAGATGATGTCTGTTGTCCAGACCAAACCAGTACAAACCTCTGCGATCACCGGGCAGGCTGGAAGCAGTCCGGTCACTTTAATACAA ACAAAGACTCCTCTGCCTGCTGGTACCATCTTGAAACTGGTCACATCTGCTGATGGCAAGCCCACCACAATCATTACAACTACGCAGGCAGGAGGGACTGGCACCAAACCCACCATCCTGGGCATCAGCACAGTCTCACCAACTACCACCAACAAACCAGGAACCACCATTATTAAAACCATTCCCATGTCTGCTCTCCAACAAG GTCTGACTACCAGTTCTGGTGTCAAATCCCCCATCACAATTATCACCACTAAGGTTGTTACTCCTGGCACTGGGACTCCTGGGAAAATCATAACAGCTGTGCCAAAGCTCACAGGAGGTGCAGGACAACAGGGGGTGACACAG GTGGTCCTGAAGGGGGCGCCTGGACAGCCAGGCACTATTCTGCGCACTGTGCCTATGGGAGGAATGCGTTTGGTTTCACCAGGCACTGTGTCTGCTGGTAAACCAACTGTTACCACGCTGGTTGTCAAGGGCACCACGG GAGTCACAACTCTGGGTACAGTAACTGGTACTGTATCGACTAGTGTGGCTGGGGCCAATGTGCCGAGTGGTAACGCCAGCCTGGTGACTCCAGTCACCACACTCGCCTCCATCGCCACATTGTCCAGCCAGGTGATCAGTCCCGCAGCCATCACTGTATCTGCTGCCCAGTCCAACCTCGCCACTGCTACAATACAA TCGGGAGCCCAGCCTACTCAAGTAACCCTGATCACGACTCCAAGTGGTGCTGAGGCCCAGCCTGCACAGGATCTTCCTGTCTCCATCCTGGCTTCTCCCACCTCAGAGCAGCCGTCCACCACCGGTGCTGATGCTGGTGATGGCTCTGGCGACGGTGCTACCACCGTGACACTGGTCTGCTCCAACCCTCCATGTGAGACCCACGAGACAGGAACGACCAACACGGCCACGACCGCGTCTGCCAAAATTTGTTCCAACCCTCCCTGTGAGACGCACGTGACCGGCACCACCAACACAGCAACCACCGCCTCAGCAAACATGGGCGTGGCACAGCAGGTGTGCACCAACCCACCCTCAGAGACCCATGACACGGGCACCACCAACACAGCCACCACTGCCAGCTGCGACATGGGATCTAAAGAAATGGAAACCGTGAACAGCAAGACGCCATCGTCATCAGGAGCTACGTCTTCAGCTTCTGGTTCAGAACCAGCAACGCCCGTCTCAGAGAGTGGTGCTGGACCGGCCCCCATGCGGCCGGAGAATCCCCGCACGGGTACCACCAACACAGCCACCACTGCCAGCTGCGACATGGGATCTAAAGAAATGGAAACCGTGAACAGCAAGACGCCATCGTCATCAGGAGCTACGTCTTCAGCTTCTGGTTCAGAACCAGCAACGCCCGTCTCAGAGAGCGGTGCCGGACCGGCCCCCATGCGGCCGGAGAATCCCCGCACGGGTACCACCAACACCTCCACTACCGCCCGCTCCAACATGGGCTCCGACCAGACGGGAACGGTGCAGAGCTCCAACAAGAGCCAAGCTGCAATCTCTTCAACCATGTTGCCTGTTTGCTCCAGCCCTCCCAGCGAAACAAACGAGGCAGACACCACAAACACTGTCCAGCAGGTCTGCTCAAATCCTCCTTGTGAGACACACGAGACGGGCACGACTAGTACGGCTACGGAGTCAAGCTCCAGTATGGGAAGTGGGCAAACCAATGTTGTGCAGAGGGTGTGCTCTAATCCCCCTTGTGAAACTCATGAAACAGGCACTACCAGTACGTCGACCCAGGCCTCGTCTACTATTGGTGATGGACAAAATGGCAATGTTCAAATGGTTTGTTCTAATCCACCCTGTGAAACACATGAGACTGGCACTACCAACACACCAACCCAGGCCTCGTCTTCTGTTGGTGCTGTCCAGAGGGTGTGTTCCAATCCGCCTTGTGAAACCCACGAAACGGGCACCACCAACACACCGACTCAGGCCTCATCTTCTATTGGTGCTGTCCAGAGGGTGTGTTCCAATCCGCCTTGTGAAACCCACGAAACGGGCACCACCAACACACCGACTCAGGCCTCATCTTCTATTGGTGCTGGACAGAATGGTGCTGTGCAGAGGGTGTGTTCAAATCCACCCTGTGAAACACACGAGACGGGCACCACCAACACATCGACTCAGGCCTCATCTTCTATTGGTGCGGGACAGAATGGTGCTGTGCAGAGGGTGTGTTCAAATCCACCCTGTGAAACACACGAGACGGGCACCACCAACACAGCTACCACAGCGACAAGCAGCTTAGAAACGGGAGAAGGAGCAG CCCAGCAGGCTGGCGATGCACAGAGTGACAGCGGCACCAGCTCAGAACCTACATCATCTACAGAACCAGCCAATCCCACAACACAAAGCAGAGCCATCACCACAGTAACACAGGCCACGCCCACTCCAGGACCATCAGTACCG GAGATTTCATCCATAGCTGGATCTGCGGTAGTGGCTGAGGTCCCGGGAGAGGCGGAGGCCATGGAGCAGACTAGCGCTGAGGCTGTAGCAGCGGGAGAAGAGCCCATGCAGACTGAGTGTCAGGGAGAGCTGGGTGAAGAGACTGCCGTCAGGGTCGTTGCCATAGATGAAAGTGCAGGGGGTGAGGAGGGTACCATGCTTCAGGTTCATGTCGCCATGGAGGCACAGCCAGGTCAAGGGGATCAGGCTGAG CAGATGGAGGCTGGTGTGGAAGGTGCAGAAGCGATGAGTCTTGCTGCTCAAGACTCAGAAGCCCTCGCTCTGCCCCAGGAACTGATGTCTGCAGAAGGACAACAAACCACCCTTATGGTGACCGGACTGACACCTGAGGAGCTGGCTGTGACGGCAGCGGCTGAGGCCGCAGCACAGGCTGCGGCTACAGAAGAAGCACAGGCCCTTGCCATCCAGGCAGTCCTACAGGCGGCTCAGCAGGCTGTGCTCA GTGAGGGAGATGCAGGTCATGATGGGCAGCAAGCCACAACTATCCCTATAGTTTTGACCCAGCAGGAGCTTGCTGCTCTGGTTCACCAACAGCAGCAGCTCCAGGAGGCACAGGCGGCTGCAGCCCAGCAGTTAAGCGCTGAAGCAGCCGCAGCTGCATTGCCAACTGAAGGCTTGGCACCAGCAGACAGCCTCAACGACCCAGCGTCAGAGAGCAACGGCCATGAGATGGCAACCACTGTCACGGGAACTGTGGTCCGTCTCCTTCCTCGTACTTCTGCAGAGA CTTTAGCCCCATCAAGTACTTTTGCACCATCTCAGACGATGGTGGTCGCCAGTCCTGCCAAGATGCAAGCGGCCACAGCTTTAGCTGAGGTGGCCAATGGGATTGAATCAGCAGCTGGG AAGCAAGAAGCTCCTCCAGCTGTTGTAAAGCCGCCAGTGAAGAAAGAGAATCAGTGGTTTGATGTTGGAATCGTTAAGGTCACAAACATGGTTGTCACACACTATTATGTGCCAGCGGATGATTCAGCCGTTACCGAT GATGATTCTGGCGCAATCCCAGACTACAGCCGAATGAAGAAGATTGAGCTTTCTCCAGGCACTGCATACAAGTTCCGCGTGGCTGGTATAAATGCATGTGGCCGTGGGACATTCTCCGAGGTCTCTGCGTTTAAGACCTGCTTACCTGGCTTCCCTGGTGCACCATGTGCTATCAAAATCAGCAAG AGTCCCGATGGTGCCCACCTGACCTGGGAGCCTCCTTCAGTGACGTCAGGGAAGATCATTGAGTATTCGGTGTATCTGGCCATCCAGAGCTCACAAACTGTTGAGGCGAAAGCATCCGCACCGGCTCAGCTTGCCTTTATGCGGGTGTACTGTGGACCCAACCCTTCCTGCCTAGTTCAGTCATCTAGTCTCTCCAATGCTCACATTGACTACACAACCAAACCCGCCATCATCTTCCGCATCGCTGCCCGCAATGAGAAAGGCTATGGCCCAGCAACGCAAGTCAGGTGGCTACAAG AAACCAGTAAAGATGGCTCTGCGACCAAACCTGCAGCAAAAAGGCCTGTCTCATCACCTGATAT GAAAGGTGCTGGTCCAAAGAAGGCCAGATCTGACCAGTGA